In Labrus mixtus chromosome 13, fLabMix1.1, whole genome shotgun sequence, a single genomic region encodes these proteins:
- the tlr7 gene encoding toll-like receptor 7 yields MFFHLICTVLPGLCSYLSVSTATISYPKTLPCDVNETNNGSVVKVDCTERNLKDIPFGIPRDTTNLTLTINHIPRLNSTSFHGLENLTEIDMRCNCVPIKIGPKDRVCTESVTIEEDTFTNLRNLQALYLDGNQLYSIPKGLPPNLILLSLEVNHIVKISKANLTAIRNIQMLYLSQNCYYRNPCNDSYKIEADAFLQLSNLTLLCLKSNNLSFIPHQLPASLKELYLYNNNIPKVTDEDFKNLTNLEILDISGNCPRCYNAPFPCIPCPNHSPLNISGAAFKMLTKLKTLRLHSNSLTFLLPEWFATTTELRELDLSSNFLAIDIGVTRFPLSLSKLEELDLSFNYDLQKYPQTLRLSCSFANLKSLRVLRLKGFVFQQLKPESIAPLKHLKNLEVVDLGTNFIKMANLSILMELKSFKIISLSDNKISSPSDGQDVVGFSEGEPLQWSPMPASAPYQSKEVREIHYFRYDEYARSCKYKDKELGVVTSFVKKQCREFGKTLDVSRNNIFFLHSRFLNLGELRCLNLSGNAMSQSLNGSEFTYLTNLKYLDFSSNRLDLLYSTAFQELKSLVILDISNNNHYFESEGLTHMLNFTRHLKYLKVLLMNHNKISTSTNTEMESQSLERLEFRDNRLDLMWRDGDTRYCNYFKKLSNLTVLDISHNNLNFIPEQVFNGLPDKLSELYIKNNILKEFDWKKLQLLHSLQVLDLSGNSLTKVPGMLSNCSQSLQKLILHKNHIVELSQDFLKDAYNLKYLDLSFNSIQHIDKSSFPDDVVDQMSMLLLDNNKFLCTCNATWFISWLNRTTVSIPRLATDVTCDSPGAQRGHPVISVDLLACQHHYLSIILYILMTSLVLSFLTLSVSSHLFLWDVWYIYHFCRAKLKGYMRLYSQSAVYDAFVIYDKEDPAVSEWVMREMCVHLEERGDRCLTLCLEDRDWIPGCPLIDNLSQSIHKSKRTVFILTSRYIKSGNFKTAFYMAHQRLMDEKDDVIILIFLEKVQCNSKYLRLRKRLYKRSVLEWPTNPQAQPYFWFTLRSVLATESHKQYNNLFKETL; encoded by the exons ATGTTCTTCCATCTG ATTTGTACGGTGCTGCCGGGCCTGTGCAGTTATCTCTCTGTGTCGACAGCTACCATTTCTTATCCAAAAACCCTGCCATGTGATGTCAATGAGACCAACAACGGGAGTGTGGTGAAGGTAGACTGCACTGAGAGAAACCTCAAAGATATCCCCTTTGGCATCCCCAGAGACACTACCAATCTGACGCTCACCATCAATCATATACCTAGATTAAACTCCACCTCTTTTCACGGGCTGGAGAACCTGACTGAGATTGACATGAGGTGCAACTGTGTGCCCATCAAAATTGGTCCCAAGGACCGTGTGTGCACCGAGAGTGTGACAATAGAGGAAGATACTTTCACCAACCTGAGGAATCTTCAAGCCCTGTATCTCGATGGAAATCAGCTCTACAGTATACCTAAAGGCCTGCCACCCAATCTGATCCTGCTGAGTCTGGAAGTCAATCACATTGTTAAGATTTCTAAAGCAAACCTCACAGCGATTAGAAATATCCAGATGCTTTATCTGAGTCAAAACTGCTATTATCGTAATCCGTGTAATGATTCCTATAAAATAGAGGCCGATGCATTTTTACAGCTTAGCAATTTAACATTGCTATGTCTTAAGTcaaataatttatcctttatccCACATCAGCTCCCAGCAAGTCTGAAGGAGTTGTATCTCTACAACAATAACATTCCAAAAGTCACTGATGAGGATTTCAAAAACTTAACAAACCTTGAGATTCTAGATATAAGCGGAAACTGTCCTCGGTGTTACAATGCTCCTTTCCCATGCATCCCTTGCCCAAATCATTCACCTCTTAATATCAGCGGGgcagcttttaaaatgttgacaaaGCTTAAGACACTCAGGCTGCACAGTAACTCCCTGACATTTCTGCTACCCGAGTGGTTTGCCACCACAACAGAGCTGAGAGAGCTTGATCTCTCATCAAACTTTTTAGCAATAGACATAGGAGTCACCAGATTCCCACTTTCCCTGAGCAAACTAGAAGAACTTGACCTTTCATTCAACTATGACCTTCAGAAGTACCCCCAAACACTGAGACTGAGCTGCAGTTTCGCCAACCTCAAATCCCTTCGAGTTCTCAGACTAAAGGGCTTTGTGTTTCAGCAGCTAAAGCCAGAGAGCATTGCTCCtctaaaacatctaaaaaacttGGAGGTTGTGGATCTTGGTACAAACTTTATTAAAATGGCAAACCTTAGTATTCTAATGgaattaaaaagctttaaaataatcagTCTGTCTGACAACAAAATATCTTCCCCCTCTGATGGCCAGGATGTTGTTGGTTTCTCTGAAGGAGAGCCTTTGCAATGGTCTCCCATGCCAGCTTCCGCTCCGTACCAAAGTAAGGAAGTGAGAGAGATCCATTACTTCAGATATGATGAATATGCACGCAGCTgcaaatacaaagacaaagaactCGGGGTTGTCACATCCTTTGTCAAGAAGCAATGCCGTGAGTTTGGCAAAACCCTGGATGTGAGCAGAAACAATATATTCTTCTTGCATTCAAGATTTTTAAATCTTGGGGAGCTGAGATGCCTCAATTTGTCTGGGAATGCGATGAGCCAAAGTCTGAATGGCTCTGAATTCACCTATCTGACTAATTTAAAGTACCTGGACTTCTCGTCAAATCGCCTGGACCTACTCTATTCCACTGCATTTCAAGAGCTGAAAAGTCTGGTCATCTTGGATATCAGTAATAACAACCACTATTTTGAGTCAGAAGGCTTGACTCACATGCTTAATTTCACAAGACATTTGAAATATCTCAAGGTACTGCTGATGAACCACAACAAGATCTCAACTTCCACCAACACAGAAATGGAGAGTCAATCTCTAGAGAGGTTAGAGTTCAGAGATAATCGGTTAGATCTGATGTGGAGAGATGGGGACACCAGATATTGCAATTATTTCAAGAAACTAAGTAATCTGACTGTGCTCGACATATCACATAACAATCTCAATTTCATTCCCGAACAAGTATTCAATGGTTTACCAGACAAACTGTCTGAGCTGTacatcaaaaacaacatattaaaaGAGTTTGATTGGAAGAAACTACAACTTCTGCATTCTTTGCAAGTACTTGATCTAAGTGGGAACAGTTTAACTAAGGTTCCAGGCATGCTGTCAAACTGTAGCCAATCTCTCCAGAAGCTCATTTTACATAAAAATCATATCGTAGAGCTCAGTCAAGATTTCCTCAAGGATGCATACAACTTGAAATATCTGGATCTTAGTTTCAACAGCATACAGCACATTGACAAATCTAGCTTTCCAGACGATGTAGTTGATCAGATGTCCATGTTGCTGTTGGACAACAACAAATTCCTGTGCACTTGCAATGCCACTTGGTTCATCTCATGGCTCAACAGGACTACAGTGTCCATTCCCAGACTGGCCACAGATGTCACCTGTGACAGTCCAGGGGCACAAAGAGGACATCCTGTCATCTCTGTGGACCTGCTGGCCTGCCAGCACCACTACTTGTCAATCATCCTCTACATCCTCATGACTTCCCTTGTCCTCAGCTTCCTCACCTTGTCTGTCTCCAGCCACCTCTTCCTGTGGGATGTTTGGTACATCTACCACTTCTGTAGAGCCAAGCTTAAAGGCTACATGCGCCTGTATTCCCAAAGCGCTGTCTATGATGCCTTTGTGATATATGACAAAGAGGATCCTGCAGTGTCAGAGTGGGTGATGAGGGAAATGTGCGTCCATCTGGAGGAGCGCGGAGATCGTTGCCTGACACTATGTCTGGAAGACCGGGATTGGATACCTGGATGTCCCTTGATCGACAACCTTTCCCAGAGCATTCACAAGAGCAAGAGGACCGTCTTCATCCTCACCAGCAGATACATTAAAAGTGGCAACTTCAAGACGGCTTTCTACATGGCCCATCAAAGGCTAATGGATGAAAAGGATGATGTTATCATACTGATCTTCTTAGAGAAAGTGCAGTGCAATTCAAAGTACTTGAGATTAAGGAAGAGACTGTACAAGCGGTCTGTCTTGGAGTGGCCAACAAACCCTCAAGCTCAGCCATACTTCTGGTTCACCCTCAGGAGTGTATTGGCAACAGAGAGTcacaaacaatacaacaatCTCTTCAAAGAGACTCTGTGA
- the LOC132987485 gene encoding toll-like receptor 7, whose product MLRNQYSACTMTFKCWMHLLLFSLCFHNEPAACKPAWMTPQFPCDVTPSYNTSSVLFDCKGRHLDGVPHGITSNATELILSENYIKNITVASFSNLQNLTRLDLGWASKNKGLIIAAEAFKNLTKLRSLRLSGNLLTEIPGNLPVSVEILDLHNNKIMRLDNRSFAGLTNLTELWLSRNCYFWNPCNKSITVVDGSLAIMTKLKILDLSYNNLTEVPKGLPRSLTMLKLGSNQIQYISEEDFLGLTNVKSLHIQGNCPRCHNAPYPCVPCQNTSIAIHPNAFNSLTQLVTLNMGGNSLTYLNPSLFENLRALKELFLSFNFLLNAITREATFLKSLQKLEKMDLSFNFASKCYPKTINLSKEFSNLTSLRTLHMEGLVFQDIGPHTLSPLYELKNLSALNLGTNFIIHSGSTIFEKFSHLKMIYLAENRLYPMPVRSLSSPLDGYSQELDLSISPLITQHPQDRDYILKHGLIKQECFDSGRVIILSSNNLFFITPQQFEHYGNISCLNLSGNGFSAALNGTEFSLLPNLTYLDLSYNKIDLAFDDAFKELEKLQVLDISHNSHYFTAFGVTHNLNFTQNLPVLRVLNMSNNLIDRLTTKRMYSKSLTELRFAHNYLGKIWKVNDGSYKTLFTNLTNLTILDISSNSIANIPDNVYEYLPRNLTNLLISHNRLTDFNWDKLLCFPQLETLDLSYNYLTNVTGSNAKVTHTLTLLDLSHNHIFELDNGFLQVPKSLQTLSLRNNRLTIINQSTFSLWPESQIKTLLLQKNPFQCTCDSFDFIMWIESTDVKIPSLTTAVTCDTPANRKGQALINFDIQQCVNDTMAFSIYILTYSFVMAFMFVSTVAHLFYWDASYVLHYMKAKINGYRTLNSPDSAYDVFVTYDTSDPHVSEWVLGNLRVKLEDEGEKHLPLCLEERDWPPGVPLVDNLTQSIRYSRKTLFVLTENYVKTGVFRLAMYLAHQRLLDENVDVIVLLMLEPVLQHSHFLRLRRRLCGESVVEWPRTPAAEPWFWQNLRSVVRVDNQLMYSKSYSKYFTIT is encoded by the exons ATGTTAAGGAACCAGTACAGTGCATGCACAATG ACTTTCAAATGTTGGATGCACTTGCTGctgttcagtctgtgtttccACAATGAGCCTGCTGCTTGTAAACCTGCATGGATGACACCGCAGTTCCCATGTGATGTCACACCCTCCTACAATACATCCAGTGTCCTGTTTGACTGTAAAGGGCGCCACCTGGATGGAGTTCCTCACGGGATAACAAGCAATGCGACGGAACTCATCTTATCAGAAAACTACATTAAAAATATTACTGTCGCTTCATTTTCAAACCTGCAGAACCTGACTCGTCTCGATCTCGGCTGGGCAAGCAAAAACAAAGGGCTGATCATCGCTGCGGAGGCTTTCAAAAACCTAACAAAACTACGTTCACTGAGGCTTAGTGGCAATCTCCTGACTGAAATTCCCGGCAACCTCCCTGTTAGTGTGGAAATCCTTGATTTACACAATAACAAGATAATGAGGTTAGATAACAGGAGCTTCGCTGGCTTAACAAACTTGACCGAGTTATGGTTATCCAGAAACTGCTACTTCTGGAATCCTTGTAACAAATCCATCACAGTTGTTGACGGAAGTTTAGCAATTATGACCAAACTTAAGATTCTGGACTTGTCCTACAACAACTTAACTGAAGTTCCAAAAGGATTGCCCAGATCGTTAACCATGTTGAAACTGGGTTCTAACCAAATACAGTACATCTCTGAAGAGGATTTCTTGGGGCTTACAAATGTAAAATCCCTTCACATACAAGGGAACTGTCCAAGATGTCACAATGCTCCATATCCTTGTGTTCCTTGCCAAAACACTTCCATTGCCATCCATCCCAATGCGTTTAATAGTTTAACACAGCTTGTGACACTGAACATGGGAGGAAACTCACTGACCTACCTGAATCCCTCATTGTTTGAGAACTTGAGAGCGCTTAAAGAATTGTTCCTGTCATTTAACTTCTTACTAAACGCAATAACCAGAGAAGCAACATTTCTAAAGTCCCTTCAAAAGCTGGAAAAAATGGACCTTTCATTTAACTTTGCTTCCAAGTGCTACCCTAAAACCATAAACCTTTCCAAGGAGTTTTCAAATCTGACATCACTTCGGACTTTGCATATGGAAGGCTTGGTCTTCCAGGATATCGGGCCGCACACCCTCAGTCCTCTCTATGAGCTGAAGAATCTTTCAGCATTAAACTTAGGGACCAACTTCATTATTCACTCTGGTTCCACAATATttgaaaaattttcacaccTGAAAATGATTTACCTGGCAGAAAACAGGCTCTATCCAATGCCAGTGAGAAGTCTTTCATCTCCACTTGATGGATACAGTCAGGAGCTGGACCTTTCCATCTCACCGCTCATCACACAACATCCACAAGATCgtgattacattttgaaacacgGCCTTATCAAACAAGAGTGCTTTGACTCTGGAAGAGTGATTATCCTCAGCTCAAATAATCTCTTCTTCATTACTCCACAGCAGTTTGAGCACTACGGAAACATTTCATGTCTCAACCTTTCAGGAAATGGATTTTCGGCCGCACTTAACGGAACAGAGTTCTCCTTGCTGCCTAATCTGACATACCTTGACTTGTCGTACAATAAGATTGATCTGGCCTTTGACGACGCCTTTAAAGAACTGGAAAAACTACAAGTACTGGATATTAGTCACAATTCTCACTACTTTACAGCATTTGGTGTTACACACAATCTGAATTTCACTCAAAATCTGCCAGTTCTAAGAGTGCTGAATATGAGTAATAACTTAATCGACAGGTTAACAACAAAACGCATGTACAGCAAATCCTTAACAGAACTTCGGTTTGCTCATAACTATCTTGGCAAGATTTGGAAGGTAAACGATGGCTCGTACAAGACGCTTTTTACCAATCTTACAAATTTGACTATTTTAGACATATCTTCCAACAGCATTGCAAATATTCCGGataatgtgtatgaatatttGCCACGTAACCTCACAAACCTACTCATAAGTCACAACCGTCTTACTGACTTCAATTGGGACAAACTTCTGTGTTTCCCTCAACTTGAAACTTTAGACCTGAGCTATAATTATTTAACTAATGTGACAGGTTCTAATGCaaaagtcacacacactttgacttTACTTGACCTGAGCCATAATCACATTTTCGAGTTGGACAACGGATTTCTACAGGTTCCAAAAAGCCTACAGACTCTTAGTCTTAGAAACAACAGACTGAccatcatcaatcaatccacCTTCTCACTTTGGCCTGAGAGTCAGATTAAGACTTTGCTCTTGCAGAAAAACCCCTTCCAGTGTACCTGTGATTCATTCGATTTCATTATGTGGATTGAAAGCACTGATGTAAAGATTCCTAGCCTGACCACCGCAGTGACCTGTGACACACCAGCAAACCGCAAGGGTCAAGCTTTGATCAACTTTGATATtcaacagtgtgtgaatgaCACAATGGCTTTTTCTATCTACATTCTCACATATTCTTTCGTGATGGCTTTCATGTTTGTCTCAACAGTTGCTCACTTGTTTTACTGGGATGCCTCCTACGTCCTACACTATATGAAAGCTAAGATTAACGGATACAGAACTCtgaactcacctgacagtgctTATGACGTCTTTGTGACTTACGACACCAGCGATCCACATGTCTCTGAGTGGGTGTTGGGGAACCTGCGAGTGAAACTGGAAGATGAGGGAGAGAAGCATCTTCCTCTGTGTCTGGAGGAAAGGGATTGGCCCCCAGGAGTCCCGCTGGTAGACAACCTCACTCAGAGCATCCGATACAGTCGCAAGACACTGTTCGTCTTAACAGAGAACTACGTTAAGACCGGGGTTTTTAGACTGGCAATGTATCTGGCCCATCAGCGCCTGCTGGATGAAAATGTAGATGTGATAGTGCTTCTGATGCTGGAGCCTGTCCTGCAGCACTCTCACTTCCTGCGCCTGAGGAGGCGGCTGTGTGGGGAAAGCGTGGTGGAGTGGCCGAGAACACCTGCCGCAGAGCCCTGGTTCTGGCAAAACCTGAGGAGTGTGGTCAGAGTAGACAATCAACTGATGTACAGCAAGTCTTATTCAAAGTACTTCACCATCACCTGA
- the tmsb4x gene encoding thymosin beta-4 gives MSDKPDLTEVSSFDKTKLKKTETEEKNTLPTKEMVEQEKAAACQSSS, from the exons ATGTCTGACAAACCTGACCTCACGGAAGTCTCATCATTTGACAAGACCAAGCTGAAGAAGACAGAGACTGAGGAGAAGAACACATTGCCGACTAAAGAGA TGGTGGAGCAGGAGAAGGCAGCAGCTTGTCAGTCTTCATCATGA